GGCATGACGAAACTCGCCCTGGTCATATCACGATGGGATCCGCAACCCTGGATCGACCGGTTTGCAGCACTGGCTCCGGAACTCGACGTCTGCAAATGGCCTGACGACGACACTGCGCCTGAAGACATTGAATATGCACTGGCGTGGCAACCGCCGGAGGGTGTTCTTGCCGGGTTTTCAAACCTGAAGACCATCTTTTCACTTGGTGCCGGTGTCGACCATATTCTGCGTGAACCGAAATTACCCGATGTGCCGCTGGTGCGGGTGGTCGATCCGGACCTGACCATGCGGATGAGCGAATATGTCTGCCTGCATGTGCTGATGCATCACCGCCAGCAAAGGCTCCTGGACGCAGACCAGGCGAAACTGGACTGGACGGAAAGACCGCAATGGTCAGCGGCTTCCATGTGTGTCGGCATAATGGGCCTCGGCGAGTTGGGCCGCGATGCGGCTGAGAAGCTGGTTCACCTCGGATTCCAGGTAAACGGCTGGAGCAATTCTGCAAAGCAGATCGACGGTGTCACTGCATATGCCGGCCAGGACGAACTGGATGCGTTTCTGGGCGTGAGCGATATCCTGGTGTGCCTGTTGCCGCATACGCCGGATACCCAAGGCATCCTCAATCGCGACCTGTTCCGGAAACTTAAATCTGACGGACCACTGGGCGCACCGGTGCTGATCAATGCCGGACGCGGCAAGCTCCAGGTCGAGGACGACATACTGGCAAGCCTTGATGCCGGCGAACTGGGCGCTGCGACACTGGATGTGTTTGAAATCGAACCGCTGCCCACCGACAGCCGGTTATGGAGCCACCCCAAGGTAACACTCACCCCTCACAATGCCGCCGACAGCGATCCTGAAGCCTTGTGCAAATACATTCTGGGCCAGATCAAACGGCGTGAAGCAGGCGAGGATCTGCAGAACGTGGTGAGCCGCCAGGCCGGCTACTGAGCCGCCTCACTGGCACCTTCGGCCTTGTACATCTCCGGCACCCGGGAAACACCGGTGACCTGACCGTACAGATTGGCAATGCGCTTGATTGCGCCGCTTAGCGGTTCGACCACAACCTGCATGTGATGGCCATTTGAATGGATCAGATTGGTTGCGTCCAGCATCAGCCCGATGTGGCCGTTCCAGAACACCATGTCATTACGCGCAAGCCTGAGGTCGCGATCCCGCTTCAGCGGTTTTCCAAACCCGTTCTGGATCATGTCGGAATCGCGCGGGCAGTCAAAGCCGCACGCCTGCCACGCCAGTTGCACAAGACCGGAACAATCCAGGCCAGCGGCACTTTTGCCACCCCACAGGTACGGCGCATTGACGAAGGCTTCGGCTATGGTTGCCGGATCATCCCAGTTCTTGCCTGACGGCATCAGATGCTTGAGCCAGACGAAGCGATGATCCCGCAAACGCGCAAAATCCCCCTC
Above is a window of Anderseniella sp. Alg231-50 DNA encoding:
- a CDS encoding NlpC/P60 family protein, translated to MTLDPRLHAYREDIADIALRGKVEALRFVKPELRQISVSIASVHAEPRMDATTVTEALLGEQVNVFQVQDGWAFVQLVIDSYVGYLPARCLTNQVMETTHRIAVPSTLLYVKPDIKSNPVQHVYMNSLVSAIKIEGDFARLRDHRFVWLKHLMPSGKNWDDPATIAEAFVNAPYLWGGKSAAGLDCSGLVQLAWQACGFDCPRDSDMIQNGFGKPLKRDRDLRLARNDMVFWNGHIGLMLDATNLIHSNGHHMQVVVEPLSGAIKRIANLYGQVTGVSRVPEMYKAEGASEAAQ
- a CDS encoding NAD(P)-dependent oxidoreductase gives rise to the protein MTKLALVISRWDPQPWIDRFAALAPELDVCKWPDDDTAPEDIEYALAWQPPEGVLAGFSNLKTIFSLGAGVDHILREPKLPDVPLVRVVDPDLTMRMSEYVCLHVLMHHRQQRLLDADQAKLDWTERPQWSAASMCVGIMGLGELGRDAAEKLVHLGFQVNGWSNSAKQIDGVTAYAGQDELDAFLGVSDILVCLLPHTPDTQGILNRDLFRKLKSDGPLGAPVLINAGRGKLQVEDDILASLDAGELGAATLDVFEIEPLPTDSRLWSHPKVTLTPHNAADSDPEALCKYILGQIKRREAGEDLQNVVSRQAGY